Proteins encoded together in one Dermacentor variabilis isolate Ectoservices chromosome 2, ASM5094787v1, whole genome shotgun sequence window:
- the LOC142570922 gene encoding uncharacterized protein LOC142570922: protein MNVFCWLLVIGAASTTVAVAPLPASLDEQVDAVLQKGELCKVIDNDECEGSLQNFGMWKDDEWFWPDFYDGRVVGVRQGIRRTGDCALNASVATCELCFANLAVRYRWLVVRKDPERQREEQFHGTRPIVEAGDLTATLAEGTGLLLLRKDIVGGHFRATAFETDIIEFDRLVFDNSTIHWHDDTVDTNDEDFQGHLRNLLAERLNEYVSGMAFLAAFNEALENVQKTGNFRK, encoded by the exons ATGAACGTGTTTTGCTGGCTCTTGGTGATCGGTGCCGCATCGACTA CGGTGGCCGTGGCCCCACTTCCGGCATCCCTCGACGAACAAGTGGACGCCGTTCTCCAGAAGGGCGAACTGTGCAAGGTCATCGACAACGACGAGTGCGAAGGGTCCCTGCAGAACTTCGGCATGTGGAAGGACGATGAGTGGTTTTGGCCCGACTTCTACGATGGACGCGTCGTGGGTGTGCGCCAGGGTATCCGGCGGACCGGAGACTGCGCActcaacgccagcgtggccacttGCGAATTATGCTTCGCCAATCTCGCCGTGCGCTACCGCTGGCTCGTggtaaggaaggatccggaacggCAGCGGGAAGAGCAGTTCCACGGCACGCGACCAATCGTAGAAGCGGGAGACCTGACGGCCACGTTGGCTGAAGGAACAGGACTGCTGTTGCTGCGGAAGGATATCG TAGGCGGCCACTTCCGTGCTACAGCATTCGAGACGGACATCATAGAATTCGACAGGTTGGTATTCGACAACTCCACCATTCACTGGCACGATGACACGGTCGACACGAACGACGAGGACTTTCAGGGCCATCTTCGGAATTTACTTGCCGAACGTCTTAATGAATACGTCAGTGGTATGGCTTTCCTCGCTGCCTTCAACGAAGCTCTTGAGAATGTGCAGAAAACTGGAAATTTTAgaaaataa